The DNA window TTCTACTTTAGATGCGTTGGAACTGGAAGAGATGACTACTTTTGCTTCTGATTGATTGATACGGTATTCAATGTCCTGCGTGGTGAGAATACTGGGAGCAGGAGAAACAACTGCACCTATTTTATTGGCACCAATAATAACTGCAAACCACTCTGGTATGCGGGGAATCATAACAAATATTATATCTCCCTTTTTTATGCCCATGTTTAAAAGTAAGTTAGCAAACTGGTTGGATTGTCGGCTTATATCCCAGAATGTGTATTTTCTTATACTTTTCCCTGTTACATTTGCCCAGACTGCGGCTAATTTTGTTTTATCCTCCGCCCATTTGTCCACTACATCAAAACCAAAGTTGTAATACTCCGGAACCTGCAGTTTAAATGTTTCCTTCGTTTCTTCATAATCTGTCATGTTGTGTTCCATTTTTTCCTCCTATGATGGTTTTTTGTTTAACGAAGCTATGATTTATTAGATAATATGCAAACTACAAAAACTGTCAATATTTTATATTTTATATTCCATAAAATCTTTAGCCAGTATTACATTGGGAAATATAGATTGTGCTTGAGCAAGCAAATCTTTTGTTATCTTATATCGGGAACTGAAGTGGGTCAATATTAAGTGTTTAACATTTGCTTTTTTGGCTACCTTACAGGCATCTTTTATGGTAGAGTGGAAACTCTTTTTAGCAAGTTTTTCATCTTGTTCAGTAAAGGTTGCCTCGTGTATCAACAGGTCTGCTGATTCAGCTAAAATTATGGAATTTTCACAATAAGCAGTGTCACTGCAATAGACTATTTTTTTTCCGGGGATAGGTTCGCTTAAAAAATCTTTTCCATAAAAAGTACGACCATCACTTAATTTGATAGTCTCACCTCTTTTTAGTGCTGCATATAATGGACCTTCTGGAATATTAAGCCTGCGTGCTTTTTCCACCAAAAAATGAACTGAACTTTTTCTTTGAATGGAATATCCATAACTTTTGATATTATGTTTAAGTGAAGCGTGCCTTACAATATAGTTTTCGTTTTCGCATACAATACTAAGAGGATCATGTGCAGAAAGTGTATGTATTTCAAGTTCATAAGGAATGTAGGTATGTGTTATCCTTTGAGTTTCTCTTATGAAAGAATTAATGCCTTCCGGTCCGTAT is part of the Deltaproteobacteria bacterium genome and encodes:
- the rnz gene encoding ribonuclease Z; this encodes MKIIFLGTSSAIPTLNRNVSSVAVSFTESGKFWLLDCGEGTQHQIRKTSLKLPRLEKIFISHLHGDHIFGLPGLLATRGMEGAKGKVEIYGPEGINSFIRETQRITHTYIPYELEIHTLSAHDPLSIVCENENYIVRHASLKHNIKSYGYSIQRKSSVHFLVEKARRLNIPEGPLYAALKRGETIKLSDGRTFYGKDFLSEPIPGKKIVYCSDTAYCENSIILAESADLLIHEATFTEQDEKLAKKSFHSTIKDACKVAKKANVKHLILTHFSSRYKITKDLLAQAQSIFPNVILAKDFMEYKI